In Hyphomicrobiales bacterium 4NK60-0047b, a single genomic region encodes these proteins:
- a CDS encoding TorF family putative porin — MNYKSITGRIAATTVALFVSTGVANAADLFERGSLKDAPVERERPELSANVALTSDYIFRGISQTQEGPAIQGGFDASYKMFYAGVWASNLDFGGDDNGNDIANIEIDLYAGIKHKFGAIEADLGVIYYAYPGAEDPTAELDYVEIKFGASGNLTDKIGLSGTLYYSPDYTGETGETLTYEGGVSIALGTYGRFSPTFTGTVGYVDFLESANEALSYTYWNAGVEVGFAEKFTLDLRYWDTDIDDDHASGLADESEERFVATVSASF, encoded by the coding sequence ATGAATTATAAATCCATTACAGGTCGTATTGCAGCAACGACAGTTGCTCTATTCGTTTCAACTGGTGTTGCTAATGCAGCTGATTTATTTGAACGCGGCAGCTTGAAGGACGCTCCTGTTGAACGTGAACGTCCAGAATTGTCTGCAAATGTTGCTTTAACATCAGATTACATATTCCGTGGTATTTCACAAACACAAGAAGGGCCAGCTATTCAAGGTGGCTTCGACGCTTCGTATAAAATGTTTTATGCAGGTGTTTGGGCTTCAAACTTAGACTTCGGTGGTGATGATAACGGAAATGATATAGCTAACATTGAGATTGATCTTTATGCGGGTATCAAACACAAATTTGGTGCTATCGAAGCTGATCTTGGTGTGATTTATTATGCATACCCTGGTGCTGAAGATCCTACTGCTGAACTTGATTATGTTGAAATCAAATTTGGTGCAAGCGGTAACTTGACTGATAAAATTGGTCTTAGTGGCACACTTTACTACTCACCTGATTATACCGGTGAAACTGGCGAAACTTTGACATATGAAGGTGGTGTTTCTATCGCGCTTGGTACTTACGGCCGCTTCTCACCAACATTCACAGGTACTGTTGGCTATGTTGATTTTCTTGAATCAGCAAATGAAGCGCTTTCATATACATACTGGAACGCTGGTGTTGAAGTTGGTTTCGCTGAAAAGTTCACTCTTGACCTACGTTATTGGGATACAGACATTGATGATGACCATGCTTCTGGTCTAGCTGATGAATCTGAAGAACGCTTTGTAGCAACTGTTTCTGCTAGCTTCTAA
- a CDS encoding TorF family putative porin: MKTNFLTTRIAAFSAALLLSTGIAHAGDLFNRGGSLKDAPVVHSDRPELSANVALTTDYVFRGISQTEENPAIQGGFDATYRMFYAGVWASNLDFGSDGNGNDIANIEIDVYAGLKHKWRNTEFDLGVIYYAYPGAEDAGGELDYVELKFGSSTELTDRITFNSTTYWSPDYTGETGDVISSEWQVVVALGEYRGMKPSFSALIGYVDFLDDGFEANSYTYWNAGVEVGLNDKFTLDLRYWDTDNDGNDPNAGENSEARFVGTVSASF; encoded by the coding sequence ATGAAAACTAACTTCTTAACAACACGAATTGCAGCTTTTTCTGCAGCTCTTCTTCTTAGCACTGGGATTGCTCATGCGGGTGATCTGTTCAACCGTGGCGGTAGCTTAAAAGATGCACCTGTTGTTCATTCAGATCGTCCTGAATTGTCAGCTAATGTGGCACTTACTACAGACTATGTGTTTCGCGGAATTTCTCAAACAGAAGAGAACCCAGCCATTCAAGGTGGTTTTGATGCCACTTATAGAATGTTCTATGCTGGTGTTTGGGCATCGAACCTAGATTTTGGATCTGATGGAAACGGTAACGATATTGCAAATATCGAAATTGATGTTTACGCCGGTCTAAAGCACAAATGGCGCAATACAGAATTTGATCTAGGTGTGATTTATTACGCTTACCCAGGTGCTGAAGATGCTGGCGGCGAACTTGATTATGTTGAACTTAAATTTGGCTCTTCAACAGAACTTACAGATCGTATCACATTCAATTCAACAACTTATTGGTCACCTGATTATACAGGAGAGACAGGTGATGTGATTTCATCTGAATGGCAGGTTGTTGTTGCACTTGGTGAATATCGTGGCATGAAGCCATCTTTCTCAGCGTTAATCGGTTATGTTGATTTTCTTGATGATGGTTTTGAAGCAAATTCATATACCTATTGGAATGCTGGTGTTGAGGTTGGTTTGAATGATAAATTCACTCTTGATCTTCGCTACTGGGACACTGACAATGATGGCAATGACCCAAATGCTGGTGAAAATTCAGAAGCACGGTTTGTTGGAACGGTTTCAGCTAGCTTCTAA
- a CDS encoding ribonuclease T2, with protein sequence MKRSVIKQPVQKILLSLLAIAGLWATSHFKPETEQATARDYGNKYSSDKRHYRNQKHVPGRFDYYDLVLSWSPTYCETAGKHKREPQCTSGRPYSFVLHGVWPQYKKGWPQNCRLKKNPWVSREVIQSMLDIMPSKGLIIHEYKKHGTCSGLTPEGYYKLSRHLYNSVKIPPRYQKPSKPMLLSPKEIENDFLIANPEMKPEMISIVCGKRRLKEIRICYDKGGKLTACGQNEYQKKLCRLPKVYLPPVR encoded by the coding sequence ATGAAGCGATCTGTTATAAAACAACCTGTGCAGAAAATACTATTATCGCTATTGGCTATAGCGGGTCTTTGGGCCACATCTCATTTCAAACCAGAGACAGAGCAAGCAACAGCGCGCGATTATGGTAACAAATACAGCTCTGATAAGCGCCATTATAGAAATCAAAAACACGTACCTGGCCGTTTTGATTATTATGATTTGGTTCTTTCCTGGTCACCAACCTATTGTGAAACAGCAGGCAAACATAAAAGAGAACCACAATGCACCTCAGGTCGCCCCTATTCATTTGTTCTGCATGGTGTGTGGCCACAATATAAAAAGGGCTGGCCGCAAAACTGTAGACTTAAAAAGAACCCATGGGTTTCAAGAGAAGTCATTCAATCCATGCTCGACATCATGCCATCTAAAGGTTTGATCATTCACGAATATAAAAAACATGGCACATGTTCAGGTCTCACACCTGAAGGGTATTATAAATTGTCGCGCCACCTCTATAACAGCGTGAAAATTCCGCCAAGATATCAGAAGCCAAGCAAGCCAATGCTTTTGTCACCAAAAGAAATTGAAAATGATTTTCTCATTGCAAATCCTGAGATGAAACCAGAGATGATCTCGATTGTATGTGGCAAGCGCCGTTTGAAGGAAATTCGTATTTGTTATGATAAAGGCGGCAAATTAACAGCCTGTGGTCAAAACGAATATCAAAAGAAATTATGCCGGTTACCAAAGGTTTATTTACCTCCAGTGAGATAA
- a CDS encoding S9 family peptidase, producing MSTLPAPKAEKRPISNTHHGLTYEDPYHWLRADNWQEVMTDPSKLDHEIRSYLEAENAYTEEALKDTSDLQAILFEELKGRIKQDDSSVPQPDGEWSYYISYVQDGEHPLYCRKHNETGIETVLLDGNKLSEGKAYFQFGGISHSPNHELVAWSVDDKGSEYYTAYIRDIKTGEDRTHSIEKTTGNICWGNDSETLYYVQRDDNHRPAFVYRHLGNRHLSNAADKTDELVYQEQDPGFFVNIGTTQSNKYVVINASGHETSEWHLIDADDQKGAPVCVAARISGHEYSIEERNGTLYILTNKDEAEDFKIVTTPVDQTAMENWKDLIDHHPGRLIIDINVFADYMVHLERENGLPRIVIRDLESNSSHAIAFDEEAYSLGLSSGYEFKTDLIRFTYSSMTTPAQIFDYNMRTKERVLRKTQEVPSGHTIEDYVTRRVMADAHDGEKIPVTLLYKKDTPLDGSAPLFLYGYGSYGISMPAGFYANHLSLVNRGFIYAIAHIRGGKEKGYNWYKNGKMEHKTNSFKDFISAGEYLVKENFTTKGKIVAHGGSAGGMLMGAVVNMNPDLFAGIIAEVPFVDVLNTMLDDTLPLTPPEWPEWGNPIESKEAYERIKSYSPYDNVKAQDYPSMLVMAGLTDPRVTYWEPAKWVAKLRDTKTDENSLYLKTNMEAGHGGASGRFDHLKEVAIVQSFALKVANLI from the coding sequence ATGAGCACTCTGCCTGCACCAAAAGCCGAAAAACGACCAATTTCAAACACCCACCATGGTCTTACTTATGAAGACCCTTATCACTGGCTCCGTGCAGATAATTGGCAAGAGGTCATGACAGACCCATCAAAACTAGATCACGAGATCAGATCGTATCTTGAAGCTGAGAATGCTTATACTGAAGAGGCCCTAAAAGACACGTCAGATTTGCAAGCTATACTATTCGAAGAGTTAAAAGGGCGGATTAAACAAGATGATAGTTCCGTCCCTCAACCAGATGGGGAATGGAGTTATTACATCTCATATGTCCAAGATGGTGAACATCCCCTCTATTGCCGTAAACATAATGAAACAGGCATTGAGACCGTCCTGCTTGATGGGAATAAATTAAGCGAAGGCAAAGCATATTTCCAATTTGGCGGCATTAGCCACAGCCCAAATCATGAGCTGGTTGCCTGGTCAGTTGATGACAAAGGCTCTGAATATTACACGGCCTATATCAGGGACATAAAAACTGGCGAAGATCGGACCCATTCGATTGAAAAAACAACAGGAAACATCTGTTGGGGCAATGATAGCGAAACCCTTTATTATGTCCAGAGAGATGACAACCATCGCCCAGCCTTTGTGTACAGACACTTAGGTAACAGGCACTTAAGTAATGCAGCAGACAAAACTGATGAATTGGTCTACCAGGAGCAAGACCCGGGTTTCTTTGTAAATATCGGCACAACTCAATCAAATAAATATGTCGTCATCAATGCATCAGGTCATGAAACATCAGAGTGGCATTTAATCGATGCTGACGATCAAAAAGGGGCGCCTGTCTGCGTTGCAGCACGCATAAGCGGTCATGAATATTCTATTGAAGAGCGAAATGGCACGCTTTACATCCTCACCAACAAAGATGAGGCTGAAGATTTTAAAATTGTAACAACCCCTGTTGATCAAACTGCAATGGAAAATTGGAAAGACTTAATTGATCATCATCCAGGGCGTTTAATTATAGATATCAATGTCTTCGCTGATTACATGGTGCATCTAGAGCGGGAAAATGGTCTTCCTCGTATTGTCATTCGTGACCTTGAAAGTAATTCATCGCACGCCATTGCATTTGATGAAGAAGCTTATTCACTAGGGCTTTCAAGTGGCTATGAGTTTAAAACTGATTTAATTCGTTTCACTTATTCGTCAATGACCACGCCAGCTCAAATATTTGATTATAATATGAGAACCAAAGAGCGGGTTTTGAGAAAAACACAAGAAGTTCCATCCGGTCATACCATCGAGGATTATGTCACAAGAAGAGTGATGGCCGATGCCCATGACGGAGAGAAGATCCCTGTCACATTGCTTTATAAAAAAGACACACCATTAGATGGCTCAGCGCCTCTGTTTCTCTATGGCTATGGATCATACGGTATCTCAATGCCAGCCGGTTTTTACGCTAACCATTTAAGCCTGGTCAACCGTGGCTTTATCTATGCCATTGCTCACATCCGTGGCGGTAAGGAAAAAGGCTACAATTGGTATAAAAATGGCAAAATGGAACATAAAACCAATAGCTTTAAAGACTTCATTTCAGCGGGTGAATATCTTGTAAAAGAAAACTTCACAACCAAAGGCAAGATTGTTGCCCATGGTGGATCTGCCGGTGGCATGCTGATGGGCGCCGTAGTGAACATGAACCCCGATTTGTTTGCAGGAATTATCGCAGAAGTTCCCTTCGTAGATGTGCTCAACACAATGCTTGATGACACGCTACCTTTAACACCGCCTGAGTGGCCGGAATGGGGAAACCCAATCGAGAGCAAAGAAGCCTACGAGCGCATTAAAAGCTATTCACCCTATGATAATGTCAAAGCACAAGACTATCCATCAATGCTGGTCATGGCAGGACTAACAGATCCTCGCGTTACCTATTGGGAGCCAGCAAAATGGGTTGCCAAATTACGAGACACTAAAACAGATGAGAACAGCCTTTACTTGAAAACAAACATGGAAGCAGGTCATGGAGGTGCCTCTGGCCGGTTCGATCATTTAAAAGAAGTGGCCATAGTCCAAAGCTTTGCCTTAAAAGTGGCTAATTTAATCTGA